Genomic window (Lycium barbarum isolate Lr01 chromosome 2, ASM1917538v2, whole genome shotgun sequence):
gagcatggggaagaacgtagagattcccacatgtggatggaagttatacataccttaattgttccaaaacttgaattagagacttgcgttttggagaagatttcctaaatcttgattcttgaaccttgagatgggttttcttgaaaaccctagtttaagAACAATGTTTTCTTGCTTAGAtgattagagtatatgttagaattgggttggaagggtttggattgacctaccttgatgttttggattgttgctagggcttggaattgtgaataatgaaataaaagaactcaaggcttgaatttatacaaaagtgaggcgaAAGTTATATGGacgtattatacggtccgtataaagttatacggtccgtataaaatgacCATATTTCATCATGGCTGAACAGAACGTCGATTTGGAGCATCATGAAGTACagacgacttatacggtccgtataaaattatatgggccgtataagtagttcgtataacatgaccaaTGAACAGACTGCTCTGTACTctttcagtaaaatggccataactttttgtacagatgtccccttgaccctcataatataccgttggaaagacatttcaaagggctacaactttcaagaaggaaatttTCACAAACTCCTAACGCAAGTACCCGAAAACAGGCCATAAGTACAGACTATcctagacttagacgaatttagaaggccttaagaacttcactttttgatttgacttcaaaacgactgtttatcacccgagttcatcccaaatagattcgtatagataaaatatcacctttatactagattcatacatttatacctaattcggatttacgggatgtcaGCATATCAAACTGTACAACATTAGGATCCTATATTACCCATAATCTCCCTCTTGTTGTCTGAGTAGCATTTGTACACCAAGACCACCCTGGTGCAGCTTTGTTTATTACCCTTGCAGCATTCATATCCTTTACTCTATGCTCTATAATAACTATAAGACTTACTTTATTTCTCCTAACGAACTCTTTCATCTCATTGTGTTTTACCACATTATTGAAACCCCTTACATTCCAAGTCACTATCATCAATTATTTGGAGTTTTTTGGGATCCATCCCGCACTCCTTCTATCCTCCTTTGTTTCTTCCATCTTGTGTCATATCTACTCGATTAGTAGGTGGGTTGTTACCTCCACCTTGAGTAGATGTTGCACTCTTCTGCACTGCACTTTGGTTCTGTATCTCCTGCATCCCTGGTACTTGTTCAGTTGCTTGGTCTACAGTATTTTGGTGTTGCCTCCTCCTCTGAGTTGTTTTCCCTTCTACCACCTGCTAGCTATTCTCCTCATGGCTTGGTAATTGTTGTGGCATGCTGGAGGAGGGACCAGCATCAACCTTTTCCCCTTCCTTCCTATGTGTTTCTTGTGGCATTGCATTGTTATTTCCATGTGGTTTCCACTCGTCTCTGTTTGTGGTATATGgcctttggtttttcttttggttcTGGTGGAGGATCATTTTTTGGTTCAACTGGTTGTTTGTGGTTTTGCTTCATTGCACAATCATGGCCTACTTGCAAGCATGTTGAGCAGTAGCTTGGTTTCCAGTCATACCATACCCTTTGATCATATACCTTCCCTTTAGGGTCTTGGACTTTAATTTTATCAAGTAAGGGTCTTGTTATTTCCATCTCCATTAGTATTCTCGCAAACGTGATTCGACTATTCAAAGTAGTACAGGCATCTGCATACAGAGGTCTTCCCAAGGCACTACCTATTTTACTTAGAGCAGTGTATCCCCAGCAATTCAAAGGTAAGTTTGGCAATTTAATCCATAGAGGAATTACTgtgagaatctcataatgaaagTTAAAATCCCCAGTCCATGGTTTTATGATCACTGTTCTGTTGTTGAGCATATGAGGCCCAACACACATTACCATATCCCTCTCTTCTTCCTTAGCAAACCTCACC
Coding sequences:
- the LOC132628318 gene encoding uncharacterized protein LOC132628318; the protein is MSLTFIPPKITEGEKIVELVQEDVVCETLKWKAATVVYMVLDPQHLGAMERFIMAQGDLENKPKVYYHNDGYFVVRFAKEEERDMVMCVGPHMLNNRTVIIKPWTGDFNFHYEILTVIPLWIKLPNLPLNCWGYTALSKIGSALGRPLYADACTTLNSRITFARILMEMEITRPLLDKIKVQDPKGKVYDQRVWYDWKPSYCSTCLQVGHDCAMKQNHKQPVEPKNDPPPEPKEKPKAIYHKQRRVETTWK